In Panicum virgatum strain AP13 chromosome 4N, P.virgatum_v5, whole genome shotgun sequence, a single window of DNA contains:
- the LOC120668787 gene encoding protein SHI RELATED SEQUENCE 1-like: MAGFSLRGGGGGGGRGGDRAGDHPIGADSLFLYARGAAAAAADTAASGGGGGGIGFQLWHPHQQAAAAPHTSQFFSSGVATGVVLGFSSHDGSGGIGGPGGGGAGGGRAGTSCQDCGNNAKKDCTHMRCRTCCRSRGFSCPTHVKSTWVPAAKRRERQQQLAALFRGAANNNSASAAAAAAAAASKRPHELVRSLGRLPSANSAMVTTTTSSGDGSGGRFPPELNVEAVFRCVRIGPVDEPDAELAYQTAVSIGGHTFKGILRDHGPADDAAVGQLPPSSAEYHQLTGQAREGSSPAGSSEAAATVATSAAVLMDPYPTPIGAFAAGTQFFPHNPRT, translated from the exons ATGGCTGGGTTCTCTctgagaggcggcggcggaggaggtgggagAGGCGGAGACCGCGCCGGCGATCACCCGATCGGCGCCGACAGCCTGTTCCTGTACGCGCgcggggcggccgccgcggccgccgacacggcggccagcggcggcgggggcgggggaatAGGGTTCCAACTATGGCACCCGCACCAgcaggcggccgccgcgccgcacacGTCGCAGTTCTTCTCCTCAGGCGTGGCGACGGGAGTCGTGCTGGGGTTCTCCTCGCATGATGGCAGCGGCGGGATCGGCGGccccggaggcggaggcgcggggggCGGCAGGGCGGGGACGAGCTGCCAGGACTGCGGCAACAACGCGAAGAAGGACTGCACCCACATGCGGTGCCGGACCTGCTGCCGGAGCCGCGGCTTCAGCTGCCCGACCCACGTCAAGAGCACCTGGGTCCCCGCCGCCAAGCGCCGCGAGCgccagcagcagctcgccgcgctcttccgcggcgccgccaacaacaacagcgccagcgccgccgccgccgccgctgcggccgcgAGCAAGCGGCCGCACGAGCTCGTCCGGTCCCTCGGGCGCTTGCCGTCGGCCAACTCCGCTATGGTCACCACAACTACTTCCTCAG gcgacggcagcggtgggAGGTTCCCGCCGGAGCTGAACGTGGAGGCGGTGTTCCGGTGCGTGCGGATCGGGCCGGTGGACGAGCCGGACGCGGAGCTCGCGTACCAGACGGCGGTGAGCATCGGCGGCCACACTTTCAAGGGGATCCTGCGTGACCACGGGCCGGCGGATGACGCGGCGGTGGGCCAGCTGCCGCCGTCCTCGGCGGAGTACCACCAGCTGACGGGGCAGGCGAGGGaaggctcgtcgccggcggggagcaGCGAGGCGGCGGCAACGGTGGCGACCTCCGCGGCGGTGCTGATGGACCCGTACCCGACGCCGATCGGCGCCTTCGCCGCAGGCACCCAGTTCTTCCCTCATAACCCTAGAACCTAG